The following DNA comes from Bos indicus x Bos taurus breed Angus x Brahman F1 hybrid chromosome 5, Bos_hybrid_MaternalHap_v2.0, whole genome shotgun sequence.
attggaaggactcatgctgatgctgaagctgaagtttcagtactttggccacctgatggggagagctgacttactggaaaaaaccctgatgctgggaaagattgagggcaggaggagaagggggtgacagaggatgagatggttggatggcatcactgactcaagggtcatgaatttgagcaaactgtggaggacagggaagcctggaagtgctgcagttcatggtgttgcaagagtcggacttgacttagcaactgaacaactctaAATATTTGGGTGAATTTaagactatttaaaatatttatgcagaACAGGCCAAAGGTTCCAAACAACTTGGTGTATAATTTGTGTTTAAACTTCTCTTCCTCATTCCTACTTATTCTTAATCAAAATGTCTTTCTATTAAGTTCAGGTTTGGTGAAAATGACTCATCAGAGGTATTTACAGAAAGTGATTTGATATTCTTTTATTACAATTAAATCcatagtattttttgtttgttttaggaaaAAACAATCTTAATTACATTGATGTTTTATGCTAGggctatttatttttggttgggctgggtctttgttgcagtgggcaggcttctctagctgtggtgcacggactGTAGAGCAtgaggactcagtagttgtgacaagCAGTCTtagtcccagaccagggattgaatctgttgcattgaaaggtggattcttaaccactggaccaccaggaaagtccccatatGCTAGGCTTATCTTTATTGACCAGTCAGTATAATTTATACGTCTCTAACCACAGTTACAGTTTGATAATCTGCATAACTCTTGGCTAGACTCCATAAAGGCAAGAACTGTGTTTGCCCTGATGACCTGCTCTATTCCATCACTAGAATCTAAGTTTCCTGAAGATAggggcttttgtttattttgttcacGGTTATCAAGAACAGTGTCTGCTTAAAGGAAAATgacttattaaatgaatgaaagaatgttaAGGGTATACCTTATTTTATCTAATAGGAATGTTCTGAGGATTCTATCAAAACCAAATGCTTATATATTTGgttttctaaattattaaaaGGATTCTGTTGTTcataaagaatgaaaaggcaTGTTTTAGAAGATTGGATTTTCCTAAATTAACACAAAAAAACTTTCATCTAAAGTGAACTTGCACTTGTGCATCATCTGCTACAGAGGAACACTAATATTTTCTTACTATGTGATAGGATTTGGAAATGTTagagttttcattattattatgtttttagaGGTCTAGTGACTCCAGCTGAGATCAGTTTGGCAACCAAACTCTTTCCCCAGGAGAAGGAGCTCTTATCAAGAGCAACACCAGCATACCTGTGCTTTGGGACCAGACTGATGGCTTTGAGCCCAGGGTGGAGAGTGTTTGCATCATTTCCCATGAACCGCTATGTTGTCCTCTGGAAGGCTGTGAGAAGCAGTGGCTTCCCCTTGTTTCCCTGGGGTCACTGCCCCTGGAGAGGAACTAGAAGCCTTTTGGACCCTAAGATGAAAGCTTTCCTGGAAGAGAACACTGAAGTCACCAGCAGTGGCAGCCTCACCCCTGAAATCCGGTTGCGGCTTTTGACCCCCAGATGCAAGTTCTGGTGGGAGAGAGCTGACTTGTGGCCCCTCAGGGATCCTTACTGGGCAATCTACTGGCCAGGGGGCCAAGCCCTGTCTAGGTATGTATGGCCTTAAGTGAAGCGGGAACCTTTACGGCTCCTCACCACCTCTCTTTTCTGTCCCTTCCAACTCCACATTCTCcctgttcctcaaaaaaaaaaaaaaaaaaacaaaaccccaaattcTTTTATTAGAGTTTAGGAACAGTTCTGGGTTGCTTTGTTGCATGGTTTTCCCTTCTATTCCAAGCTTACCAAGGTGTTTCCCCATATATAGTTCTCTCCCCAAGAGAAATCCTAGGTCAGCTGTCAAGACCCTAGGTAACTGGTAATGATCCAGAAATCTCACACTGTTCTCAGGTTCATGGTTTGTGATGCCCATGAAGATCCTTGGTGGAACTTAAAGCCCCCCACTCCTCCTGGTTTAATTCTGTAAATGTTGCTCCTCCACCACTGCCTTTTCCCAAGCACCCAAAGAATGAGGGATATGAGTGATTGGGACAGCACTCCGGTGGActtgaatctgcatttttaaggtTCCCCCTTTCAACTCCCCATACTGCAAAGGTCTTCTTTAGGACATTttctcacatatacacacaatgctTTTTATTAAAACAGTCGCTGAAACAAATGCAAGAACTTTCAGCATTTTAATCTAGTCTTTGCTCTTAGATTggtaaatgatttaattttttaatgcctTGATGTTTCAAGGAACATCAAGGAAATGTATAAGGAACTTCTCTTTCACAGGAATGGTATGGTCTAGCAGAACTCAGAttgtatttagttttttaaatttatttatttgcccaCGCTATGTggcgtgtggggtcttagttccctgaccaggaattgaacctgcatcccctgtactggaagcatggagttttaaccactggactgccagggaagtccagtttgtatatagttttaaatgcaaaatgaataaatgcaaaCATAGAGTTTTTTGGAAAATCCTGAGTTCTGGAAAACTTTCCAGGTGGTATCAATTCCAATTTTCTGGTTGTTGTGTTGCCAAATTTTCCTATATTTacttgtatcatttaaaaaaataagtgatatCTTTGCAAGTGATACCTATGCAAATTGTGTGTCAACTCCAAATATAAGGGCAATCAGATTCCTTAAGAGACTGAATCAGAGGTCACAAATTGGTGATCCACAgatgtgttttctgttttaaaaaaatggatatgTTTTTGTAAACTTGTTTTACTTATAAACTTTTAAACAATCAGTTGCTATCATTTAAAACTTGAAGCATGTAAAAATttacttcaattgaaaaataagaatctcTGGGGAGttacttggcactttcactgcctggTCCAACTTCAATCCctattcagggaactaagatcctgcaagccaaaacacatggccaaaaaaaaaaaaagaaaagaaaagaaaagatctcTGCTAACATCAGATTCAAATCTCTGCTAACACCTAATTTCTGTTGTGGCAACTGTTACCTCCAGATGGGTAACAGCTGTCCCTTTAGATGGGGCACTACACCCCTGCCTTGCCATTGTTCCTTAGTCTTTTTTTGGATCGCAGGATCTCAGGGataggcccttggcagtgaaaatgtggagtcctaaccactggaccaccagggaatttcctctgctctttatttttccagtagtgaggTCAGGTGTCAGTTGACATTTATCATTTCACTGTTTGCCCATTCGTCTTCACTTGTTTGGTAACTGCTTAGCCCAGGTCCACATTCTTTGGTTGAACTGGACTTTGATGGTACCTTTCCAGAGAGGTCATTTTTATATAGTTTAAGCTGTAGGTAAAACCACTTTCTGATGAACAATGAAAAGGAGACAGTGAATTTTGGATCTAGCTTACTGAGTCCTGATTATAACAGTATTTTGTCAGTCTGTATttttggtggttggtggtttCTGGTttgtagtaaatgctcaatactttaaaaagttgACTTTAAAAGCATGATTAGTCAGTTGTATGGAACTGCTCTTTGCACTTGGTAAAGTAACAGACCAAAATGACTAGGTCCTCTCTCTGCCATCTCTGCCCAGCTcttaaaactgacatttttttctcactctATTCAGGCCAAACTTGCCAGTGTTGGACTGAATTCTTCTGCTAAGGTTCACTATTTCCTTGTCCAATCAatccaaagaaaaaatattggacACCTCTTACTGGCCTCCCATCTGTCTTAgattatattttcccttttctaattTAGGTATCTTTTGGATAATCCTGATGTTGTCAGAGGAAAATCTGTGTTAGATATTGGGAGTGGATGTGGAGCTACAGCCATTGCTGCTAAGATGAGTGGAGCCTTAAGGATCTTGGCCAATGACATAGACCCTAGTAAGTGtcatatttttgaatattttgagctcatctttttttttttcctccaggataAATATCTACAGTTGCTCCAACACCATAAGCCATTTCCATGTTGTATTTCATAATCTAATATGGTGAACTCAGTGGGACATTGTCTGTGGAAACCCTGTAAGGCCTGAGTTAATGGTGCATTTTTGACAGGAGGACTTGTATTTGTGTCTGGCAGATATCCCAAAGTGATACCAACCTGGGAACAGTT
Coding sequences within:
- the ETFBKMT gene encoding electron transfer flavoprotein beta subunit lysine methyltransferase, which gives rise to MALSPGWRVFASFPMNRYVVLWKAVRSSGFPLFPWGHCPWRGTRSLLDPKMKAFLEENTEVTSSGSLTPEIRLRLLTPRCKFWWERADLWPLRDPYWAIYWPGGQALSRYLLDNPDVVRGKSVLDIGSGCGATAIAAKMSGALRILANDIDPIAGMAITLNCELNQLNPFPILIKNILDLEQDKWDIVVLGDMFYDEDLADSLLQWLKNCFETHRTQVLIGDPGRPQFTGHSIQHQLHKVAEYSLPEPTRQDNNGLTISTVWQFQP